The Thermanaerovibrio acidaminovorans DSM 6589 genome contains a region encoding:
- a CDS encoding J domain-containing protein, giving the protein MDLKTLGLSPGASWEDVKSAFRRLARTYHPDVAGPEHSVRFAEINRAYMSIREAVQRGTYGAYGSATSAGASSPFSGGTGTYYEGRTQRRARSRRPSRGIRIGGLGWLSSLGSAIARGASAIFNQEERRRRESERRAQELERIIGEAMDLAGNRLDGILRRSRPAYDGSSSPHLETRLFSRHPGVVVLAMEELRRLEDRALAERLMGSLLSRGVPDGEVLKKALGMFRPACSEVARAICRWGASYGREEAVSVIRWLKYGGARDRALFKPFCSSQDPVVLVTLLDAWPMGCGLPDVSDMSRFLKFEDEHLLGAALRLIKREGPQGWMMPRLERLASSHGSAAVRVWASAIVRTRPME; this is encoded by the coding sequence ATGGATCTCAAGACCCTGGGCTTGAGTCCCGGGGCCAGCTGGGAGGACGTCAAGAGTGCCTTTCGGCGGCTAGCCAGGACCTATCATCCCGACGTGGCGGGGCCAGAGCACTCGGTCCGCTTCGCGGAGATAAACCGGGCCTACATGTCCATAAGGGAGGCGGTCCAGCGGGGCACCTACGGGGCCTATGGATCCGCCACCTCCGCCGGCGCATCGAGCCCCTTCAGCGGTGGGACCGGGACCTATTACGAGGGGCGGACCCAACGGCGGGCCAGGTCCAGGAGGCCGTCCCGGGGCATCCGGATTGGGGGTTTGGGTTGGCTCAGCTCCCTGGGGTCCGCCATAGCCCGGGGGGCCAGCGCCATTTTCAACCAGGAGGAGAGGCGCCGCAGGGAGTCGGAGCGGCGGGCCCAGGAGCTGGAGCGAATCATCGGCGAGGCCATGGACCTGGCGGGTAACCGGCTGGATGGGATATTGAGGCGTTCCAGGCCCGCCTACGATGGTTCCTCGTCTCCCCACCTGGAGACCCGGCTGTTCAGCCGGCATCCGGGGGTGGTGGTCTTGGCCATGGAGGAGCTTAGGAGGCTGGAGGACAGGGCGTTGGCGGAGAGGCTAATGGGCTCCCTGCTGTCCAGGGGGGTGCCGGACGGGGAGGTCCTCAAGAAGGCCCTGGGCATGTTCCGCCCCGCCTGTTCCGAGGTGGCCCGGGCCATCTGCCGTTGGGGGGCCTCCTACGGACGGGAGGAAGCGGTGTCGGTGATCCGGTGGCTAAAGTATGGGGGGGCCAGGGATCGGGCCCTGTTCAAGCCCTTCTGCTCCAGCCAGGATCCGGTGGTCTTGGTGACCCTTCTGGACGCCTGGCCCATGGGGTGTGGCCTGCCGGACGTGTCCGACATGTCCCGGTTCCTCAAGTTCGAGGACGAGCACCTTTTGGGGGCCGCCTTGAGGCTCATCAAGAGGGAGGGGCCTCAGGGGTGGATGATGCCCAGGCTGGAGCGGCTGGCCTCCAGTCACGGTTCGGCGGCGGTGAGGGTGTGGGCCTCGGCTATTGTTAGAACCAGGCCTATGGAGTAG
- the nrdD gene encoding anaerobic ribonucleoside-triphosphate reductase: protein MITTDGVIVNDSALGGRQQHLFGAGESTDLALMVDALGHEERYEWDPVRIKNALILEAQVDPEVAASIASEVEDDIVRYGRDRVTTRLIREMVNVKLFQRGLDAKLADHSQVGLPVSDLETMLLKPNKENSNTTHNPESINLSIAERVLKEYSLSKVFSPDVASAHLNGDIHLHDLGMVNRPYCSGQSIAYVARYGLNIPSITSVSAPAKHADVLLAHVLKMTSVLQNNFAGAIGWDAVNMFFAPYMVGATDRQYKQLAQQLIFEFNQLAGGRGGQVAFTDINLYYEIPNHFRDVPAIGPGGEFTGKTYGEYDQESKKFLKALFEVYLEGDSRGQPFFFPKPLLHITDYFFKEPGWEEFLELACRVASEKGNTYFVFDRGGVAKLSECCRLSFELSEEDLREAHQPWKMRYCALQNVTINLPRLAYRAKGDQEVLFDLVDQYMELSAKAHMQKRAFIKEILDLGKRGPLSALCVDHDGEAYLRFHKASHLIGILGVNEMVQVMTGHELHEDKGALDLALSVIKYMELKCDQLSERYGVKMVLEQTPAESTAHRFAKLDLKTFPEEASRVIKGDFRTNEIYYTNSTHLNYHLALDPIQRVVEEGMFHPMIKAGALTHVWMGEHKPDPRSLSSLVQKIFHHSENAQVAFSPEFTVCNSCNRVHRGLFESCPTCGSADVDGITRITGYFTRTSSWNAGKRGELRDRSRVAVS from the coding sequence ATGATAACCACTGACGGAGTCATCGTTAACGATAGCGCCCTTGGGGGGCGTCAACAGCACCTCTTCGGTGCCGGGGAGTCCACCGACCTGGCCCTCATGGTGGATGCCCTGGGGCACGAGGAGCGTTACGAGTGGGACCCGGTCAGGATAAAGAACGCCCTCATCCTGGAGGCCCAGGTGGACCCGGAGGTGGCGGCCAGCATAGCCTCCGAGGTGGAGGACGACATAGTTCGCTACGGTAGGGACAGGGTCACCACCCGGCTCATAAGGGAGATGGTGAACGTAAAGCTGTTCCAGCGAGGGCTAGACGCCAAGCTGGCGGATCACAGCCAGGTTGGTCTGCCGGTCAGCGACCTGGAGACCATGTTGCTCAAGCCCAACAAGGAGAACAGCAACACCACCCATAACCCGGAGTCCATAAACCTCTCCATAGCCGAGCGGGTCCTCAAGGAGTACTCCCTGAGCAAGGTGTTCTCCCCCGACGTGGCCTCCGCCCACTTGAACGGGGACATCCACCTTCACGACCTAGGTATGGTCAACAGGCCCTACTGTTCGGGCCAGAGCATAGCCTACGTGGCCCGTTACGGGCTGAACATCCCCTCCATAACCAGCGTCTCCGCCCCGGCGAAGCACGCGGACGTGTTGCTGGCCCACGTGCTCAAGATGACCTCGGTGTTGCAGAACAACTTCGCCGGCGCCATCGGCTGGGACGCGGTGAACATGTTCTTCGCCCCCTACATGGTGGGGGCCACCGATAGACAGTACAAGCAGCTGGCCCAGCAGCTTATCTTCGAGTTCAACCAGCTGGCCGGGGGCCGGGGCGGGCAGGTGGCCTTCACGGACATAAACCTCTACTACGAGATCCCCAACCACTTCAGGGACGTGCCCGCCATAGGTCCCGGTGGGGAGTTCACCGGCAAGACCTACGGGGAGTACGATCAGGAGTCCAAGAAGTTCCTCAAGGCCCTCTTCGAGGTCTACCTGGAGGGGGACAGCCGGGGGCAGCCCTTCTTCTTCCCTAAGCCGCTCCTTCACATAACCGACTACTTCTTCAAGGAGCCCGGGTGGGAGGAGTTCCTGGAACTGGCCTGCCGGGTGGCCTCCGAGAAGGGGAACACCTACTTCGTCTTCGACCGGGGTGGGGTGGCCAAGCTGTCCGAGTGCTGCCGGCTCTCCTTCGAGCTCAGCGAGGAGGACCTGAGGGAGGCCCACCAGCCCTGGAAGATGCGCTACTGCGCCCTCCAGAACGTGACCATCAACCTGCCCCGGCTGGCTTACCGGGCCAAGGGGGACCAGGAGGTGCTGTTTGACCTGGTGGATCAGTACATGGAGCTATCCGCCAAGGCCCACATGCAGAAGAGGGCCTTCATCAAGGAGATACTCGACCTGGGCAAGCGGGGGCCCCTTAGCGCCCTCTGCGTGGATCACGACGGGGAGGCCTACCTCCGGTTCCACAAGGCCTCTCACCTGATAGGGATCCTGGGGGTCAACGAGATGGTCCAGGTGATGACCGGACATGAGCTCCACGAGGACAAGGGGGCGCTGGACCTGGCCCTGTCGGTGATCAAGTACATGGAGCTCAAGTGCGACCAGTTGAGCGAGCGCTACGGGGTGAAGATGGTGCTGGAGCAGACCCCGGCGGAGAGCACCGCCCATCGGTTCGCCAAGCTGGACCTGAAGACCTTCCCGGAGGAGGCCTCCCGGGTCATCAAGGGGGACTTCAGGACCAACGAGATCTACTACACCAACAGCACCCACCTGAACTATCACCTGGCGCTGGATCCGATCCAGCGGGTGGTGGAGGAGGGGATGTTCCATCCAATGATAAAGGCCGGTGCCCTGACCCACGTGTGGATGGGGGAGCACAAGCCTGATCCCCGCTCGTTGAGCTCCCTGGTGCAGAAGATATTCCACCACAGCGAGAACGCCCAGGTGGCCTTCAGCCCGGAGTTCACCGTTTGCAACTCCTGCAACCGGGTACACCGGGGGCTGTTCGAGAGCTGTCCCACCTGCGGGTCCGCCGACGTGGACGGGATAACCAGGATAACCGGTTACTTCACCAGGACCTCCAGCTGGAACGCGGGCAAGAGGGGGGAGCTCAGGGATCGCAGCCGGGTGGCGGTGTCCTGA
- the rpsU gene encoding 30S ribosomal protein S21, whose amino-acid sequence MTTVVRRDNESLEDTLKRFKRELRKVGVLREARKHEHYEKPSEIKKRKKAAQAKNRRRAG is encoded by the coding sequence ATGACCACTGTCGTTCGTAGGGATAATGAGTCTTTGGAGGACACCCTAAAGCGTTTCAAGCGGGAGCTACGGAAGGTGGGCGTGCTGCGGGAGGCAAGGAAGCACGAGCACTACGAGAAGCCCAGCGAGATAAAGAAGCGCAAGAAGGCCGCTCAGGCCAAGAATCGCAGGAGGGCTGGTTGA
- a CDS encoding Hsp70 family protein, with translation MREPVIGIDLGTRYSLVSYCPPDGGPRILTNRWGKTRTPSYVAFRDGRFLCGEDALRGVPLSGDVWWDVKRKLGSDWVVRCGGRAYGAEDLLSHLLCLLREDAEAALGRFVTSAVITVPAHFGFPERGALYRAAKGAGFDFVRLINEPTAAALSVASDGRFLILDFGGGTLDISVLEGEDGVFQVLDSLGRKDLGGYDLDRRLAVWIWRCLGHVPMDEVDPRWIMVLREAEQIKIALSDVQAVEWVPPAGFGCEGTIRITREDLEGIISPAIDEVVRLAERLFRRHSPDRLVVVGGSGRIPLLRQRLSQRVGQIEHLKVCPDEAVVLGASLFARQCGERLLIDVLSSSVGVVLRDGCVQTLVQRGTPLPAEASVSIGAESLMSGSIDLVQGEGAMRDPRGSRVIYRVDVPDGYRGDVRLSVVVDTGGLLRVKVVGSGWSASRVVDLTLSGGAVPFDLEREIRERQSRLVGISSALSPALQDRLSSLLGKVRRVGALGNDGLSMEALEVFDRLMLDMERVLGGEP, from the coding sequence TTGAGGGAACCAGTGATAGGCATAGACCTTGGGACCAGGTACTCCCTGGTCTCCTACTGTCCCCCCGATGGGGGGCCCAGGATCTTGACCAACCGGTGGGGGAAGACCCGTACCCCCTCCTACGTGGCCTTCCGGGACGGCCGGTTCCTCTGCGGTGAGGACGCCCTTAGGGGGGTCCCCCTTTCCGGGGACGTGTGGTGGGACGTGAAGCGGAAGCTGGGCTCCGACTGGGTTGTCCGGTGCGGCGGCAGGGCCTACGGGGCGGAGGACCTGTTGAGCCACCTCCTGTGTCTGTTGCGGGAGGACGCGGAGGCGGCGCTGGGGCGCTTCGTGACCTCCGCGGTCATAACCGTTCCCGCCCACTTCGGCTTCCCAGAGAGGGGGGCCCTGTACAGGGCGGCCAAGGGGGCGGGCTTCGACTTCGTGAGGTTGATAAACGAGCCCACCGCGGCGGCCCTCTCGGTGGCCTCCGACGGCAGGTTCCTAATCTTGGACTTCGGCGGCGGGACCTTGGACATATCGGTCCTGGAGGGGGAGGACGGGGTGTTCCAGGTGCTGGACAGCCTGGGGAGGAAGGACCTGGGGGGTTACGACCTGGATCGGCGCCTGGCGGTCTGGATCTGGAGGTGTCTTGGTCACGTTCCAATGGACGAGGTGGACCCCCGGTGGATAATGGTCCTTCGGGAGGCGGAGCAGATAAAGATAGCCCTGTCGGACGTCCAGGCGGTGGAGTGGGTGCCCCCCGCGGGCTTCGGTTGCGAGGGTACCATCCGGATCACCCGGGAGGACCTGGAGGGCATAATATCCCCCGCCATAGACGAGGTGGTGAGGTTGGCGGAGCGACTCTTTCGCCGACACTCGCCGGATCGGCTTGTGGTGGTGGGGGGTAGCGGCAGGATACCGCTGCTGAGGCAACGTCTATCCCAGCGGGTGGGTCAGATAGAGCACCTTAAGGTCTGTCCCGATGAGGCGGTGGTCCTGGGGGCTAGCCTCTTCGCCCGGCAGTGCGGAGAGCGGCTCCTGATAGACGTTTTGAGCTCCTCCGTGGGTGTGGTTCTGCGGGACGGTTGCGTCCAGACCCTGGTCCAGCGGGGGACTCCACTTCCCGCGGAGGCGTCGGTCTCCATCGGGGCGGAGTCCCTCATGTCCGGTTCCATTGACCTGGTTCAGGGGGAGGGGGCCATGAGGGACCCCCGGGGCTCCAGGGTGATATACCGGGTGGACGTGCCGGATGGCTACCGGGGGGATGTGCGCCTCTCGGTGGTGGTGGACACCGGGGGTCTGCTCCGGGTGAAGGTGGTGGGCTCCGGCTGGTCCGCCAGCCGGGTGGTTGATCTGACCCTGTCGGGGGGTGCGGTGCCCTTCGACCTGGAGCGGGAGATAAGGGAGAGGCAGTCCCGGCTCGTGGGGATCAGCTCTGCCCTGAGCCCGGCACTTCAGGACCGGTTGAGCTCCCTCCTGGGGAAGGTTAGGCGGGTAGGGGCCCTTGGGAACGATGGCCTATCCATGGAGGCCCTGGAGGTCTTCGATAGGCTCATGTTGGACATGGAGAGGGTGCTTGGCGGTGAGCCTTGA
- a CDS encoding ABC transporter substrate-binding protein: MKGFKVVGLGLLLAMVFAGGALAADTIRIGVYLPLTGQNAFGGQLELEGVKMAHREAGTVLGKKVELVVVDNKSDKVEAANAVKRLVEKEKVVAIIGTYGSSLAMAGGEISEKAKIPAVGTSCTNPLVTQGKKYYFRTCFIDPYQGAGAAAFAMRDLKAKNAALLIDVAQDYSVGLASFFEKAFTKGGGKIVAKLSYNSGDQDFTAQLTEIKSKNPDVLFIPSYFAEGAIIMKQARDLGAKFHILGGDAMDNPDIVKIGGKAVEGFAYTTFPYDPTMKNMNPVAKKFTERWRKEFPGKEPNVNAALGYDTYMLIIDAIKRAGKAEPEAIRNALASTKGFLGVTGVTNINATGDAEKPVGIMQIKNGKRIFLTTVEPKL; the protein is encoded by the coding sequence ATGAAGGGCTTCAAGGTAGTTGGTCTTGGGTTGTTGTTGGCCATGGTCTTCGCTGGGGGTGCCCTGGCGGCGGACACCATCCGGATAGGGGTGTACCTGCCGCTGACGGGTCAGAACGCCTTCGGTGGCCAGCTAGAGCTGGAGGGGGTCAAGATGGCCCACCGGGAGGCTGGCACGGTGTTGGGCAAGAAGGTGGAGCTGGTGGTGGTGGACAACAAGTCCGACAAGGTGGAGGCCGCCAATGCGGTTAAGCGCCTGGTGGAGAAGGAGAAGGTGGTGGCCATAATAGGCACCTACGGCTCCTCCCTGGCCATGGCGGGGGGCGAGATATCCGAGAAGGCCAAAATCCCCGCGGTGGGCACCTCCTGCACCAACCCGTTGGTGACCCAGGGCAAGAAGTACTACTTCCGTACATGCTTCATAGATCCCTATCAGGGTGCCGGGGCCGCCGCCTTCGCCATGAGGGACCTGAAGGCTAAGAACGCTGCCCTGCTCATCGACGTGGCCCAGGACTACAGCGTGGGGCTCGCCTCATTCTTCGAGAAGGCCTTCACCAAGGGGGGCGGCAAGATCGTGGCCAAGCTGAGCTACAACTCCGGTGACCAGGACTTCACCGCCCAGCTGACGGAGATCAAGAGCAAGAACCCGGACGTGCTCTTCATCCCCTCCTACTTCGCCGAGGGGGCCATCATAATGAAGCAGGCCCGGGACCTGGGGGCCAAGTTCCACATCCTGGGTGGGGACGCCATGGACAACCCGGACATAGTCAAGATCGGAGGTAAGGCGGTTGAGGGCTTCGCCTACACCACCTTCCCGTACGATCCCACCATGAAGAACATGAACCCGGTAGCCAAGAAGTTCACCGAGCGCTGGCGGAAGGAGTTCCCTGGCAAGGAGCCCAACGTGAACGCCGCCCTTGGGTACGACACCTACATGCTGATCATTGACGCCATAAAACGGGCGGGCAAGGCGGAGCCCGAGGCTATAAGGAACGCCTTGGCGTCCACCAAGGGCTTCTTGGGGGTCACCGGGGTGACCAACATAAACGCCACCGGGGACGCGGAGAAGCCGGTGGGCATAATGCAGATCAAGAACGGCAAGAGGATCTTCCTCACCACCGTGGAGCCCAAGCTGTAG
- the nrdR gene encoding transcriptional regulator NrdR: protein MLCPRCSLSETRVIETRTSEGGRVVRRRRECPSCGYRFTTYEKVEERGILWVVKKDGRRESFDRQKLLRGLMRACEKLPVPLDVLEEAASRIEALLRERESGEVLSLEVGDLAMEELRRINKVAYVRFASVYREFTDLSNFAAEIARLIEEREDKHDNH from the coding sequence ATGCTCTGTCCCCGTTGTTCCTTGAGCGAGACCCGGGTGATCGAGACCCGGACGTCTGAGGGAGGTAGGGTCGTAAGGCGCAGGCGGGAGTGTCCCTCCTGCGGATACCGGTTCACCACCTACGAGAAGGTGGAGGAGCGGGGGATCCTGTGGGTGGTCAAGAAGGACGGCAGGCGGGAGAGTTTCGACCGGCAGAAGTTGCTCCGGGGTCTCATGAGGGCCTGCGAGAAGTTGCCGGTTCCGCTGGATGTTCTGGAGGAGGCGGCCAGTCGGATAGAGGCCCTTCTCAGGGAGAGGGAGTCCGGTGAGGTACTTAGCCTTGAGGTGGGGGACCTGGCCATGGAGGAGCTCCGCAGGATAAACAAGGTGGCCTACGTTAGGTTCGCCTCCGTCTACCGGGAGTTCACCGATCTGTCCAACTTTGCCGCGGAGATAGCTCGGCTTATAGAGGAAAGGGAGGATAAGCATGATAACCACTGA
- a CDS encoding branched-chain amino acid ABC transporter permease: MSLDMFIQHLFNALMLGSLYGLVAIGYTMVYGILRLINFAHGDVFMLGAYGVFWSFTLFNFPWSAAVVLSVVAVAGIGIMVDRIAYRPLRDAPRISALISAIGVSFFIENVCIVVFSGIPRPVPSPEWLVRVVELGNVRILPLAVVVPVVSLLLVAFLFWVVYRTKPGLAMRAISKDIETTRLMGVKVDHIIAMTFGLGSALAAAAGIMWSLRYPQIHPLMGIFPGFKAFIAAVIGGIGSIHGALVGGMMLGFIEIMIVAFMPTLSGYRDAFAFVLLILILLFKPTGLMGEKLEDKV; encoded by the coding sequence TTGAGCCTGGATATGTTTATACAACATCTGTTTAACGCCCTGATGCTTGGGAGCCTCTACGGACTGGTGGCCATCGGTTACACCATGGTCTACGGGATACTGAGGCTTATAAACTTCGCCCACGGGGACGTTTTCATGCTGGGGGCCTATGGGGTCTTCTGGAGCTTCACCCTGTTCAACTTCCCGTGGTCCGCGGCTGTGGTGCTTTCGGTGGTGGCGGTGGCGGGCATAGGGATAATGGTGGATCGGATCGCCTACAGGCCCTTGAGGGACGCGCCCAGGATAAGTGCCCTAATAAGCGCCATAGGGGTCTCCTTCTTTATCGAGAACGTTTGCATCGTGGTCTTCTCCGGCATCCCCCGTCCGGTGCCCTCTCCCGAGTGGCTGGTGAGGGTGGTGGAGCTGGGGAACGTCCGGATCCTTCCGTTGGCAGTGGTGGTGCCTGTGGTGTCGTTGCTCCTGGTGGCCTTCCTCTTCTGGGTGGTCTACCGGACCAAGCCCGGGTTGGCCATGAGGGCCATATCCAAGGACATAGAGACCACCCGGCTTATGGGGGTGAAGGTGGACCACATAATAGCCATGACCTTCGGCCTGGGGTCCGCCCTGGCCGCCGCGGCGGGGATAATGTGGTCCCTCCGCTATCCCCAGATCCACCCGCTGATGGGCATCTTCCCGGGCTTCAAAGCCTTCATAGCGGCGGTCATAGGGGGCATCGGCTCTATCCACGGGGCCCTGGTGGGGGGCATGATGCTGGGGTTCATCGAGATAATGATCGTAGCCTTCATGCCCACCCTGTCGGGATATCGGGATGCCTTCGCCTTCGTTCTGCTTATACTGATTCTTCTTTTCAAACCCACCGGACTCATGGGTGAGAAGCTGGAGGATAAGGTATGA
- a CDS encoding anaerobic ribonucleoside-triphosphate reductase activating protein: MCQVIVGGYVPTSLLDWPGMVCASLFTAGCNLRCPFCHNPELVPVPVAGDGPEAFLRVVEGRRAFLDGVCISGGEPCMHRGLGELMARIRSMGLKVKLDTNGTYPEVLQDLLSRGLVDFVALDVKAPWDRYGDLTGGFDVASKVRTSIGIIRSWGGDYELRTTWVPKLLSLEDIKAIRFMLKDDAHWVVQLFRPGRCLDPSLDQEDPASPAPLEEELRGIRVRGIGA, encoded by the coding sequence ATGTGTCAGGTGATCGTGGGGGGGTACGTGCCCACCTCCCTACTGGACTGGCCTGGCATGGTCTGCGCCAGCCTGTTCACCGCGGGATGCAACCTCCGGTGCCCCTTCTGCCACAACCCGGAGCTGGTGCCGGTTCCGGTGGCGGGGGACGGCCCGGAGGCCTTCCTCCGGGTGGTGGAGGGGCGTAGGGCCTTCCTGGACGGGGTGTGCATAAGCGGGGGAGAGCCCTGCATGCACCGGGGCCTTGGGGAGCTGATGGCAAGGATAAGGTCCATGGGGCTCAAGGTTAAGCTGGACACCAACGGCACCTATCCGGAGGTGCTCCAGGACCTCCTATCCCGGGGTCTGGTGGACTTTGTGGCCCTGGACGTGAAGGCCCCCTGGGACCGGTACGGGGACCTGACCGGGGGCTTCGATGTGGCCTCCAAGGTTAGGACATCGATCGGGATCATAAGGTCCTGGGGGGGCGATTACGAGCTGAGGACTACCTGGGTTCCTAAGCTCCTGTCGCTGGAGGATATCAAGGCCATTCGGTTCATGCTGAAGGACGACGCCCACTGGGTGGTGCAGCTTTTCAGGCCCGGCAGGTGCCTGGATCCCTCCCTGGACCAGGAGGACCCGGCCAGCCCGGCGCCCCTGGAGGAAGAGCTTAGGGGTATCCGGGTAAGGGGCATCGGGGCATAG
- a CDS encoding histidine triad nucleotide-binding protein — MLGTGCSGESAVAEPCLFCEIVSGRVPARRVYEDERVLAFHDINPMAPVHVLVVPKVHISCAADDPGSEVWGAVMDGAVRVAELLGVSGGYRLVVNSGEQAGQTIPHLHVHVLAGRRFNWPPG, encoded by the coding sequence ATGTTAGGAACTGGCTGTTCGGGGGAATCTGCTGTGGCTGAACCGTGTCTATTCTGTGAGATAGTGTCAGGCCGGGTGCCGGCCCGGAGGGTTTACGAGGATGAGAGGGTCTTGGCCTTTCACGACATAAACCCCATGGCGCCGGTACACGTTTTGGTGGTGCCAAAGGTGCACATCTCCTGTGCCGCCGACGATCCGGGCTCAGAGGTCTGGGGGGCGGTTATGGACGGGGCGGTTCGCGTGGCGGAGCTGTTGGGGGTCAGCGGTGGTTACCGGCTGGTCGTGAACAGCGGAGAACAGGCCGGTCAGACTATTCCCCACCTGCACGTTCACGTGCTTGCGGGCCGACGGTTTAACTGGCCGCCGGGATAG
- a CDS encoding GatB/YqeY domain-containing protein translates to MKPVDRVQADLVSAMKQRDQLALSVLRMLKSALQVAMTEKGGGGDVSEDAFISIVQRLVKQREEAAEQYRACGASDRAQAEMLEAEFLRRYLPEQLSDRELDELVTREALGLGVTGPKDMGRLMGRIMPLVKGRADGNRVRERVSAYLSSL, encoded by the coding sequence ATGAAGCCGGTTGATAGGGTTCAGGCTGACCTGGTGTCGGCCATGAAGCAGAGGGATCAGCTGGCCCTATCGGTGCTTCGCATGTTGAAGTCCGCCCTTCAGGTGGCCATGACCGAGAAGGGTGGGGGCGGTGATGTGTCCGAGGACGCCTTCATATCCATAGTGCAGCGGCTGGTAAAGCAACGGGAGGAGGCGGCGGAGCAGTACCGGGCTTGTGGTGCCTCCGATAGGGCCCAGGCGGAGATGCTGGAGGCGGAGTTTCTTAGGCGCTATCTGCCGGAGCAGCTGTCCGACCGGGAGCTGGACGAACTGGTGACCCGGGAGGCGCTTGGGCTTGGCGTAACGGGTCCCAAGGACATGGGCCGTCTCATGGGCAGGATCATGCCCTTGGTCAAGGGCCGGGCGGACGGCAACCGGGTTAGGGAGAGGGTATCGGCCTACCTGTCCTCCCTTTAG